In a single window of the Aquicella siphonis genome:
- a CDS encoding DUF4124 domain-containing protein — MMRDSVFFAATFFLILTALNAHGEEVYEHINQDGSITYSDKPIGENAVTITAPVVSTAPAMASPAPQQKSAATLSADTEARKPYTAFAISSPGDQETIQNQPILIVDVKLDPPLQAGDRIQIYLDGNPLGKAAADTHFEFTIPYRGEHTLSAAIFDKNMKLLKQAPTFTIYVHQAHLGG, encoded by the coding sequence ATGATGAGGGACAGCGTGTTTTTCGCCGCGACATTTTTTTTAATACTCACCGCTCTGAATGCCCATGGTGAAGAAGTGTATGAACATATCAACCAGGATGGCAGCATTACGTACTCCGACAAACCCATAGGAGAGAACGCCGTCACCATCACCGCCCCGGTTGTGAGTACTGCACCTGCTATGGCATCGCCCGCCCCCCAGCAAAAATCCGCAGCCACCCTTTCTGCAGACACTGAGGCACGAAAGCCCTATACTGCATTTGCGATCAGCTCCCCCGGTGACCAGGAGACCATACAGAATCAGCCGATCCTGATTGTTGATGTGAAATTGGATCCGCCTTTACAAGCGGGTGATCGTATCCAGATTTACCTGGACGGGAACCCCTTGGGCAAGGCAGCTGCCGACACGCATTTTGAATTCACTATTCCTTATCGCGGCGAACATACCCTCTCTGCGGCCATCTTTGACAAAAATATGAAATTACTTAAACAAGCCCCGACATTTACCATTTACGTTCACCAGGCACATTTAGGAGGGTGA
- the pilM gene encoding type IV pilus biogenesis protein PilM — translation MLAGITRKSIQLSISEWLLTGKQRFSELFAIQTQAASHNNILGLVINPQYIKLLKIKSANEPQEVEYFKMISIPEGLVVHTEIKNSTALAEILRNVISESGLDTKDIALTIPRSSAIVKHITVDKRLHADEVESRVWVEANRLFPNLINDIYLDFAVIGPSSEDSSQNEVLIVACRKEQLKPYLEVMRMAGLTVKVVDINYYAFERAMSIVVKQVPKLKTIAMLNISYRLIDLLVMHEGKLIYTHEVGYDGLNLVKLARTEADFINPDRVPEGESIPEIEQGSYEILKNVLGSHLKHAMQFFYSSKPNVRIDRIILAGDCASEIPGLPEYVYKEVGKTVTLADPFKNMRVGNNVDKNKLMHYAPSLMLCCGLALSRTT, via the coding sequence TTGCTAGCGGGAATCACAAGGAAATCAATTCAATTATCCATTTCTGAATGGCTGCTTACGGGCAAACAACGCTTTTCAGAACTGTTTGCTATACAGACTCAAGCCGCTTCTCATAATAATATACTTGGTCTGGTCATCAATCCCCAATATATCAAGCTGCTAAAAATCAAATCCGCCAATGAACCTCAGGAAGTGGAATATTTTAAAATGATTTCTATTCCCGAAGGATTAGTGGTGCATACGGAGATTAAAAACAGCACCGCCCTGGCTGAAATTCTCAGGAATGTGATCAGTGAATCCGGTCTGGACACTAAAGATATTGCCCTGACCATTCCCCGTTCTTCTGCGATTGTGAAGCACATCACGGTAGACAAACGCTTGCATGCTGATGAGGTGGAATCGAGAGTGTGGGTAGAGGCTAATCGGCTTTTTCCTAATCTGATTAACGATATTTATCTGGATTTTGCCGTTATCGGGCCTTCCTCAGAAGATTCTTCTCAAAATGAAGTCTTGATTGTCGCCTGCCGCAAGGAGCAGCTCAAACCTTATCTGGAAGTCATGCGCATGGCGGGATTAACGGTCAAGGTTGTGGATATCAATTATTATGCCTTTGAGCGGGCCATGTCGATAGTGGTCAAACAAGTCCCCAAACTTAAAACGATAGCCATGTTAAATATCAGTTACCGATTGATTGATTTGCTGGTAATGCATGAAGGCAAGCTGATATATACGCATGAAGTCGGATACGACGGCCTCAATCTGGTTAAACTGGCCAGGACGGAAGCGGATTTTATCAATCCGGACCGGGTGCCTGAAGGAGAATCCATACCGGAGATCGAGCAGGGTTCGTATGAAATATTAAAAAATGTATTAGGATCACATCTGAAACATGCAATGCAATTTTTCTATTCCAGCAAGCCGAACGTTAGAATAGACCGGATTATTTTGGCCGGGGATTGTGCCTCGGAAATACCCGGGCTGCCAGAGTATGTTTACAAGGAGGTCGGTAAGACAGTCACACTTGCTGATCCTTTTAAAAACATGCGCGTGGGAAACAATGTGGATAAGAATAAACTGATGCATTACGCTCCCTCACTTATGTTATGCTGTGGTTTGGCTTTGAGTAGAACGACTTAG
- a CDS encoding PilN domain-containing protein has translation METIRDRTGVQSMIQINLLPWREQARRIKKAQFVSALTISVCVPLILILIIHLHLSRVAKVQQEVNATLQSAISQEQSVLNEMSSKEGEKQATDIQLRFIIDRYNESYHAVRVLNELVSLVPPDIFISQIKRNGNAITLSGLANNEDEVTHLIQSIAESPYFNQPVLVSIALAKNPKTANRRRFILKFDQKG, from the coding sequence ATGGAAACAATCAGAGATCGAACAGGCGTTCAATCAATGATACAAATTAATCTGTTGCCATGGAGAGAGCAGGCACGTCGAATAAAAAAGGCGCAGTTTGTCAGTGCGTTGACAATCAGTGTTTGTGTGCCATTGATACTGATACTTATCATTCATCTCCATTTAAGCAGGGTTGCAAAAGTACAACAGGAAGTAAATGCTACCTTGCAGTCAGCGATCAGTCAGGAACAGTCTGTTCTGAATGAGATGAGCAGCAAGGAAGGAGAAAAACAGGCAACAGACATCCAGCTTCGATTTATTATCGACCGTTATAATGAAAGCTATCACGCTGTTCGCGTTCTGAATGAACTGGTCTCGCTCGTTCCACCCGATATTTTCATAAGCCAGATCAAGCGCAATGGTAATGCCATTACCTTGTCAGGCTTGGCTAATAATGAAGATGAAGTGACGCATCTGATTCAGTCCATTGCAGAATCACCTTATTTCAACCAGCCTGTGCTGGTTTCAATCGCTTTGGCAAAAAATCCGAAAACTGCGAACAGAAGGCGTTTCATTCTGAAGTTTGACCAGAAAGGATAG
- a CDS encoding type IV pilus inner membrane component PilO, producing MQNLDIKKIYEWPLGMRALVYGLIFVFVFYLGYQLDISPYQLQIKNSVLQEDDLKRQLQLMHENQRKVTRDVEQLPKAKALLSEWQKNIITKNELPDLLDDILKAGTASQLKITTFDPAAEIKDGIYYKTPVSINLSGTYDQIATFISQLANMPKMVNIDAFILNNDAQNDPAASVDSRPLNSNDILSAVLDIDIYRK from the coding sequence ATGCAAAATCTCGATATCAAGAAAATATATGAGTGGCCGCTGGGAATGCGCGCGCTTGTCTATGGTCTGATATTTGTGTTTGTTTTTTATCTGGGGTATCAGCTGGATATCTCGCCTTACCAGCTGCAAATCAAAAACAGTGTGCTGCAGGAAGATGATCTCAAGCGCCAGTTACAGCTGATGCATGAAAATCAGAGGAAAGTAACGCGGGACGTGGAACAGCTGCCCAAGGCAAAGGCGCTGCTTTCGGAGTGGCAAAAGAACATCATCACCAAAAACGAATTGCCGGATCTTCTGGATGACATACTGAAAGCTGGAACAGCGAGCCAATTGAAAATCACCACATTTGATCCTGCCGCTGAAATTAAAGACGGCATTTATTATAAGACGCCGGTCAGCATCAATCTATCGGGAACATACGATCAAATTGCCACGTTTATCAGTCAATTGGCTAATATGCCCAAAATGGTAAACATAGACGCGTTTATTTTGAATAACGATGCGCAAAATGACCCGGCCGCATCAGTTGATTCAAGGCCGCTGAATTCTAATGATATTTTGTCAGCTGTATTAGACATTGATATATATAGAAAATAA
- a CDS encoding pilus assembly protein PilP gives MMRELKLDHILIVTTLTLLMSACGDNQRLRETQKFISLTKQKTLQEDNIEAANAQFALPKPVQYQPRGYHAPAGGNVAISKEGVTNPVLMYPVKSLQFVGTLTQDNRIYAYVMTPDGMIYLLKVGDVIGDKSGKIMKIDSGHIEIMEGSLPSSNNKSSGQLVTLELKD, from the coding sequence ATGATGAGAGAACTGAAACTTGATCATATCTTGATTGTTACGACATTAACTTTGTTAATGTCTGCATGCGGCGATAATCAGCGCTTGCGTGAGACACAGAAGTTTATCTCGCTAACCAAGCAGAAAACCCTGCAGGAGGATAATATCGAGGCAGCCAACGCGCAGTTCGCCCTGCCCAAGCCGGTGCAATACCAGCCTCGGGGTTATCACGCCCCGGCCGGCGGAAATGTTGCCATCAGCAAGGAAGGCGTGACCAACCCTGTGCTTATGTATCCCGTCAAATCGCTGCAGTTTGTCGGGACACTGACGCAGGATAACCGTATTTATGCTTATGTGATGACACCGGATGGCATGATTTACCTGCTGAAGGTGGGGGATGTCATTGGAGATAAATCTGGTAAGATAATGAAAATTGATTCGGGACATATTGAGATTATGGAAGGATCACTGCCCTCGAGTAATAATAAGTCATCGGGACAGCTTGTAACATTGGAATTAAAGGATTAA
- a CDS encoding type IV pilus secretin PilQ, with translation MSKRRENGWVISSFHCVMSLISAIIIFSFMMTAEGFAAAETSPVVIQPSTSGTAKVINVPLPQQPADSSDNNSSGPESRSLDPQVQGNAAQNGIKPLNGRVSFYFQNVPVKTLLQLIAKNSGLNFIISDDVKGNTTLNLKNVTWRQALDIILQSQGLSSRQIGTALFISTTEDIAQKQAKEYQAVQDAANLSPLSTAIIGLKYSDAAEIAKVLKSSEGSLLTPRGEISVNSPTNTIIVRDVKSNLSEVRRYIRRLDIPARQVSIEARIVNIDTSYEAQLGVRFGVSNTRSLSGTLSGANQLAQGIDVASVSPLSQRLNFDLPANLLSTGATPGSIGLALARLGPVLLDLELSALEEEGHTQIISKPRVVTANQQKAMIQTGEEIPYQQATSSGATSVEFKKAVLSLEIIPQITPDDKIILKLKATQDTRGPQLLVAQGADTTGTTTTTASLTTTPAVFGPPTINTQEVQSYVLLNDNETVVIGGVYKLTKSNTFDRVPFFGSLPIVGGLFRHRGIKNEKSELLIFLTPKIIKQQSRAMAYKGD, from the coding sequence ATGTCTAAAAGACGAGAAAATGGCTGGGTGATTAGCAGTTTCCACTGCGTCATGTCTCTTATATCAGCGATTATCATTTTTTCATTCATGATGACGGCAGAGGGGTTCGCGGCGGCCGAAACGAGCCCGGTTGTGATTCAACCCTCGACTTCCGGTACGGCGAAAGTGATAAATGTACCACTGCCACAGCAGCCGGCTGATTCCTCCGATAACAATTCTTCCGGGCCTGAGTCCAGGTCTCTGGATCCGCAGGTGCAGGGTAATGCTGCTCAAAATGGGATAAAACCATTAAATGGCAGGGTCAGCTTTTATTTTCAGAATGTGCCTGTGAAAACATTGCTGCAATTAATCGCTAAAAATTCGGGCTTGAATTTTATTATCAGCGACGATGTCAAAGGAAACACAACATTAAATCTGAAAAACGTGACCTGGCGTCAGGCTCTGGACATTATTCTGCAGTCACAAGGCTTGTCTTCACGGCAGATAGGGACTGCACTGTTTATAAGCACAACTGAGGATATAGCTCAAAAACAAGCCAAAGAATATCAGGCAGTACAAGATGCGGCTAATCTTTCGCCATTGTCTACGGCAATCATAGGTTTGAAATACTCCGATGCGGCAGAAATAGCCAAAGTATTAAAATCTTCAGAAGGCTCGTTGCTGACTCCGCGCGGTGAAATATCCGTCAACAGTCCGACCAATACGATTATAGTCCGAGATGTGAAATCAAATCTGTCTGAAGTGCGGCGCTATATCAGGAGATTGGACATACCCGCGCGGCAGGTATCCATCGAGGCGCGCATTGTGAATATTGACACTTCTTACGAGGCGCAGTTGGGTGTGCGCTTTGGCGTCAGCAATACCCGCAGCCTGTCTGGCACACTTTCAGGCGCTAACCAGCTGGCCCAGGGAATAGATGTGGCGTCAGTGTCACCGCTGTCCCAGCGCCTTAATTTTGATTTGCCCGCCAATCTTCTGTCTACCGGCGCAACGCCCGGAAGTATCGGGCTGGCGCTCGCCAGACTGGGACCTGTGCTTCTGGATCTGGAACTCTCGGCCCTGGAAGAAGAGGGACATACACAAATCATCTCCAAACCACGTGTTGTGACCGCCAACCAGCAAAAGGCCATGATACAAACAGGTGAAGAAATTCCCTATCAACAGGCGACCTCCAGCGGTGCCACCTCCGTGGAATTCAAAAAAGCGGTATTAAGTCTGGAAATCATTCCGCAGATTACGCCGGATGACAAAATTATTCTCAAGCTGAAAGCCACACAAGATACTCGCGGCCCGCAGTTACTGGTTGCGCAGGGGGCTGACACGACAGGCACGACTACCACAACCGCCTCGCTTACCACGACCCCGGCTGTTTTTGGTCCTCCGACCATTAATACCCAAGAAGTGCAATCTTATGTCCTGCTCAATGATAATGAAACTGTGGTCATTGGCGGTGTTTACAAATTGACGAAATCCAACACCTTTGACCGTGTGCCGTTTTTTGGCTCCTTGCCGATTGTGGGCGGATTATTCCGGCATAGGGGCATTAAAAATGAAAAAAGCGAATTGCTCATATTTCTGACGCCGAAAATTATTAAACAACAAAGCAGAGCGATGGCATACAAAGGAGATTAA